Genomic window (Roseivirga sp. 4D4):
GCTGTACCTCTTATCTACATTCCTCACGTCCTTATTAGAGTAAGTCCATTAAATTCAAGCATGAAAAACATACTGATCACTATTTTCCTCTTCTCTTGCTTCACTGCCTTCTCCCAAGAAGATAAAAGGACAAAAATCATTGTTCGAACAAAGGCCAAAGACGCTAAATTCATTGGCACCAGTATGGGTGGCTCTATGATAGTACTGAGAGATGCACTCACGGATGAGGTTCTTGCCAAGGGCCTCACTTCAGGTGGAACAGGTGATACCGACCTCATTATGAAAACTTCTCATGAAAGAAACACCGATATCACAACCGGTGCTGCCTTCTATGAGGCGAGTCTTTACTTAAGCAAACCACAGTACATTACCATTCAAGCCTTATCTCCACTTAACCATGAGGAAGCTCGAATCTTTGCCCAAACACAAGTCTGGATGATTCCGGGAAAACATATGGATGGAGCAGGTATCACCTTAGAGATTCCCGGTTTTGTTATCGATGGCCTCTATCCACAAACCCATCAGGGATTTTCACTTGAAAAAGATAAAACAGTAGAAATCAAGGCCAATATGGTCATGATGTGTGGGTGTACTATTTCCAAAGGAGGCTTGTGGGATTCTGAAGAGATAGAAGTAGAAGCAATGATATACGTCAATAGCAGGTATTGGAAAACGATACCCATGTCAATTTCAGAGGCCAATAACTTTACCGCACAGCTCACTCTTGAGCAGATCGGTAACCATGAAGTAATAATTACCGCCTATCACCCTCGATCTAAGAATACAGGTGTAGATCAGTTAAATTTCAGAGTATCTAATTAATTGAGCATGCGATTTTTATTAGCCCTTAGCATCTTACTTTTTACGGCTCCAATCTTGGCCCAGCAAAATGGTCCTTATGTAATCTACAATGCCAAGGGCAAAAAGGTGTCCTATAAAAAGATGCTCAAACAACTTGAAAAACCAGATGTAATCTTCTTTGGTGAACAGCACAATAACCCAATAGCCCACTGGCTGCAATTTGAGGTGACTGCAGCGCTACACAAGAAAAGAGATTTGGTTCTGGGTGCTGAAATGATTGAAGCCGATAATCAAGATGAACTCAGGAGTTATCTCAAGGGTAAAATTGATGCGAAAGGACTAGATACTCTGGCTCGACTATGGAAAAACCACCAAACAGACTATGCACCCCTTGTGAATTTCGCGAAGGAGAATAACCTAGACTTTGTAGGAACAAATATTCCCAGAAGATATGCCAATATGGTCTACCAAAAGGGCTTTGAAGTATTGGAAGGTCTTACAGACGAAGAGAAATCATGGATAGCACCTTTACCGATCGCTTTCGATCCCGACCTTCCTCGTTATGTAAACATTCTTAGCATGATGGGCGATCATGGTACACCTAACCTGGTCAAATCCCAAGCTTCAAAAGATGCTACGATGGCACATTTTATTTACGAGAACCATCCTTCAGGAAAACTATTTATCCACTACAATGGCGCATACCACTCTGATTATTATGAAGGGATTTTATGGTATCTCAATAGGCTAAATCCATCAATCAAAGTACAGACGATATCAACTGTGGAGCAGGATGACATCACCAAGCTTTCGGCCGATCACATTGGGAAAGCTGACTTCATTATCTGCGTTGATGCCAATATGACGAAGACCTACTAGCGGACAAAAAATAGTGATTCTCAAAACATTAGTTGCCCATAATCGGTATACCTTTGCGGCAGCAAATTCATTTGAATGAACGATCGCAGAACGACCAATCTCCTACTTCTTATTATTGTGATTCCTTTGGTATTCTACATGCTGAAGACCTTGTCGTTTATCTTCATTCCACTTATTTCTGCAATGTTCATCGCCTTACTCTTTTTGCCGTTAATGCGGTGGCTAAAAAAGAAAGGCAGTCCAAAAGCACTGAGTCTAATCATCGTCATTCTGATTATTGCGGTTTTTTTCAAACTTGGTGGTGAGCTCATCCAGTTATCGAGTAAAGAGATTCTGTCTACTGATAACGCCTATTTCGATAAGGCCAAAGTCAAAATTGCTTCTCTAATATTCTCAGTAGAATCTTTCTTTGGCGTGGACTTTCTTCAGGATGAAAACGCTTTGGCTTCTCTTATCAACAAAGAGACTTTGAGCAAGAACTTTGCTCCTACCGTTGGTTTTATCACCGATACACTCACCATGACCTTGTCATCAGCATTTATGGTCATACTACTTTTAGCAGGTTCTGTAGATATTCAGAAAGTACTTCAAAATACCATCTTCAAGAAGCAGTTCTCCTCAGTGAAAACCTTTATGAAAATCGAGAAAGACCTGATCAAATTCATCAAAGTCAAATTCTTTATCAGTCTCTTTACCGGCATAGGAATCGGTCTTGCCTGTTGGGGTTTTGGGGTCAGCTTCCCGGTTTTCTGGGGTCTGTTTGCCTTCGCCATTAACTTCCTTCAACTGGTAGGTTCGGTAATCAGTGTGATACTGTTGGCTATCTTCTCTTTCGTGGAGATAGAAGTAGCTTCTTATCTACTCTTTTTTGTAATCACTATAACCGGAGTTCAAGTGCTCTTTGGAGGAATATTGGAACCCATATTCATGGGCAAATCATTTTCCATTAATGTAATTACAATCCTTATCATGTTGATGCTTTGGGGTTTTGTATGGGGAATTCCAGGTTTGATCATGTCTATACCGATCACGGTTTTCCTTAAAATCCTTTTCGATCAGTTTCCAGGCACCAGGATCATTTCAAGTTTGATGGCAGGGAATTCAGAAGGGATTAAGGTGAAAATCGGTAAATTGTAGGTCGTACTGTCCTGCTTTTTATGAAAAAGATTTTTCTCGGTATACTGATCGTCCTTTTACTTTTTGTTGGCTTCATCTTAGTAAAAACCCTCACATTCAGTTCGAATCAACTACAAGTCGATCCAATCGAAAAGATCGAGATTCCCGATCTGGCTATACAGCATTTGCAAGAAGCACTACGGCTGAAGACGATCTCGTTCGAGAATGAAAGTGATTTCGATTCTATGGCTTTTGAGGCATTCAATCTTTTATTAAGTAGGAACTATCCCCTAATAGACTCTCTGCTCGATCATGAAGTATTTAGTGAATACAGTCATCTTTATAAATGGCAAGGATCAAATGCTTCCTTGAAGCCCATAGTACTTATGGGACATATCGATGTTGTTCCAATTGCCTCACCAGACAAGTGGACAGTCGATCCTTTTGCCGGAGAAATAAAGGATGGCAAGATTTGGGGTCGTGGCACCATTGACGATAAATTTTCAGTAATCGGGATTCTAGAAGCTACAGAAATGCTTTTGACTGATGGTTTCCAACCCAAAAGGACTGTCTATCTTTCCTTTGGTCATGATGAGGAAATAGGAGGTGATAAGGGCGCTGTCTTGATTGCAGAATATTTGACTCAACAAGGCATTGAAGCAGAATTTGTCTTAGATGAAGGGTATGCCATTACCCAGAAACTTATACCTGGTATTGAGCCTGACGCAGCACTTATTGGGATAGCTGAAAAAGGTTCGACCACAATAGAATTCACCGTTGATATGGAAGGCGGTCATTCTTCACAACCCGCCAAAGAGACAGCTATTGATGTGCTTTCTAATGCAATGGCAAAACTGAAAGCAAACCCACTTACTCCGACACTATCTGAACCCATGCAAGGGTTTATGGACCAACTAGGTCCTGAAATGGGTTTTGTTAATAAGATGGCCTTTGCCAATAGGAGTATCTTCAAAGGAATGATCATCAGCACCTACGAAAATGCTAGTGGGGCTGGAAACGCATTAGTCAGAACAACCACTTCTCCAACCATCTTTGAAGCAGGAATTAAAGAAAATGTAATTCCCACTTATGCCAGGGCTGTCGTCAATTTTAGAATCATTCCAGGGCAGACAGCAGATAATGTCATGGGCCATGTGGTTTCGGTAATTGATGACGAGCGTGTGAAACCAAAGTTTTATGGATTTAATACCAATCCGTCTGCTGTCTCCCCTATAGACAATGATGGTTATGGATTCATCAACAAAACGATCAAACAAGTCTTTGCCAATACGCTGACTGCTCCTAATCTTGTAATAGCAGCTACAGACTCCAGGCATTTTACGGAAGTAAGTGGCAATATCTATCGGTTTGTCCCCTATCACATCAATGAAAACAACATCAATACCTTTCACGGCATCGATGAACACATTCCAGTCGAAGACTACAAAGACGCGATTCGATTCTATCGGCAGTTGATTATAAATAGTAATCAATAAAAAAGCCCCGAGTTATCGAGGCTAAGCATTCAATATCATTCACCGGGCTAGAACCAACCAGCACCTAAATTTCTAAATGGCCAAGGAATAGAAGCCAAAATCAGAATTAAGCCTATCAGATAGAAGGTCGCCACAGCACCAAATTTCTTTGCATCACTCGCTGCTCTTTTGGCCTTACTGTAACCCACAGTGATCAAAGCAATGGCTATCAACATTAGTGAAATATGTTCGACTGTGTAGAATCTTAACATAGAACTTTTCATAAAGCCTTCGGCAAAAGAAACCTTCTTAACTACTTCACTACTAGACATATTAATAAAGTAAAGCGCAAGACCTACCAACAATTGAATGTGCGTAAACACCATTGCAAATAGGGTGATCTTCTTATCCTTAGCAGTCCAAATTCCAGAGCTCTTCTTAGAAAAAGCATTATAGATAGCAGCAATTAATAGAACAAGCACAACCCATCTAAGGCCTGAATGCATGTGTAATAGTCCGTTGTACATAGCTTAAAGTTTGTTCCACAAATAAAGCACAGAAAACTGATAATTGTTTGTTTAATTAGACTCCGTTCAGACTCAATGCCAATGAAAGCCATTCTCTACACAAAGTTTCAAGGCCCCGTTACGATCGAAAATCTTCCTGATCCTACGCCAGTAGCAGGTGGTGTGGTACTGAAAGTAGAAGCTACAGGCCTTTGCAGGTCTGATTGGCACGGGTGGATGGGGCACGATAACGATATAGAATTGCCACATGTTCCAGGTCACGAGCTGGCCGGAACGGTAGTTGAGGTGGGAAAGGGTGTTTCCAAATTCAAGATTGGAGATCGGGTCACTGTTCCCTTTGTTGGTGGTTGCGGCAAGTGCCCTGAATGTCATTCTGGAAATCATCAGGTGTGTGATAATCAGTTTCAACCTGGTTTTACACATTGGGGTAGCTTTGCCGAATATGTGAGCATTCATTATGCCGACATCAATCTCGTTCACCTTCCAGAGGAAATTACCTTTGAAACCGCTGCCAGCTTAGGATGTCGGTTTATCACCTCCTACCGAGCGGTGGTCTATCAAGGGCAGGTCAAGGCCGATCAATGGGTGGCCGTGCATGGATGTGGTGGTGTAGGTCTTTCTGCCATTATGATCGCCAAAGCAAAAGGCGCCAAGGTAATCGCAATTGACATTAATGAAGAGACTCTAGCAATTGCCAAATCTATCGGTGCCGATCATTGCATCAATGCGAATGATATCAATCCAGTAGAGGCTGTCAGAGAATTGACCAAAAGAGGTGCACATGTCTCCTTAGATGCGCTCGGTAATAAAATGACTTGCTATAATTCAGTCGCAAACCTTCGGAAAAGAGGAAAACACATTCAAGTAGGGCTTATGGCAGGAGACGATTATGATCCCAAAATCCCAATGCACTTGGTAGTCGCTAACGAGCTCGAGGTTATCGGTAGCCATGGCATGCAAGCACATGTTTACCCCGAAATGCTTGAAATGATCAAAGAGGGAAAACTGGCTCCCGAACAACTCATTGGACAACTCATCTCTTTGGAAGAGGGAGCACAATTACTCCCTAAAATGAACGAGTTCAAGTCTCAGGGAGTAACGGTGATCAATCAGTTCTGATCATTCATACCTCAACGACTCCACTGGATTCCTTCTTGCAGCTACATAAGTCTGACCAATCACGGTGAGCAATGCAAGGACCAAAGTCAATAGGCCGGCCCCTCCAAATAACCACCAACTCAGGGTAGTTTGATTGGCAAAATTCGCAAGCCAATCATTCATAAAATACCATCCTAGGGGGCAAGCAATGACAAAAGCAAGTAATACCCACTTGACAAAGGACATACTCAATAACCTGACGACTTCAAAGACATCTGCACCAATGACTTTCCTAATACCGATCTCTTTGATTCGCTTTCTTGTCTCATATAAGGCGAATGTAAAGAGGCCAATAGAAGACAATAACAGACCTGTCAGTGTAAAGAGAATAAAGGTCTGAGAAAGTTTCTTCTCGCGATCGTATTGAGCTTTAACCTTGTTTTCGAGTATGGTGTATTCAAAAGTGCGTTTAGGGTTCACCTGAGAAAATAGTGATCCGATGTTGTCGATTGTCTCCTTGAATCGTTCACCATTGAGCCTGACTAAAAATTGCTTCTCAACATCATTGAAAAAAGTCATGATCAATGGTTCTACCTTTTTGGAAAGGTGTTCAAAATGAAAATCCTTTACCACACCAACCACTTGCCATGGATCCTTCTCTCCACTCCATGAGCTACTTGCAATTTTAACACCTTCGATATTCTCAATTCCCCAGTAGTGCATTGCAGCTTCATTGATCACCACCTTGTGTTGTCTTGACTTATCCAAAGAATCCGTGAAAAAGCGACCCTTTACCACCTCTAAGCCCAGGATATCTTTATAAGTCGGCTCCAGGCTAATCATATTCACTTCGGTGTACTCATAATTGCTATTCGCCAATTTCCACGACATGGTAGATGAATTACCCTCCACAGGTAAGGGTCCTTGAGAAAAGGAGACAACCCCCGGAATCTTCATCAGCTCACTTTTTACCAGCTTATAATCTTCTCGCTGCTTCAGTTCAAGCTGCCTGGTTATTTCCGGATTATCAAAATTATAGGGCACACGCTCAAAGAAATTGACAGCTACTACATTCTCCTCTTGATAACCTAGTGACTTATTCTGCATATAGTTAAACTGCTTAAAAACAACAGCTGTAACTATGATGAGCGTGATTGCCAGTACATATTGAACCGTAGTAAGCACTTTACCAGCATTCGAACGCTTTCCTTTATTCAGATTGCCCAAAAGCGCTTGTGAGGTAATAACATTGGTAGTCTGAAAGAGTGTAATAAGTGCCGAGATAAGTGAAAATGCAGCAATACCAACCGTCAAAGCGATCAGAAACTCAACTGTGGTAAAGTTTTGACTAATTCCCAGAAAGGCTAGGTAGTATGGCTTAACTAACTCAAAGAGGAAGAAGGTCAAGGCAAGGCATACCAAAGCATAGATGGATCGATTAACAATTAACTCAAGTCTAAAATCCGACCTACTCGCACCATTTACCTGTTTGATTCCTCTGGTTTTCAGTTGAGACAGCGCTAAGGTCGTCTGAAGGTTAGTGAAATTAAAGATGCTAACTAAAAGCACTACAATAGCGACTAGAATCAAGGTATCCACCTCATCCCTATTGCCGAACTTCACGAACATATCTTGTGAAAACTTGTGATTAAAGTACAGGTCCTTAAATGCCACAGTTGACATGATACTTTCTTTGAATTGGGGGTGATTTCGACCTACATGTTTAAAAGCATCGTCAAAAGCTGCCTTGTCAAAATCATCTTCCATTAGCAAAAACTCCTGAGAAGCAATTCCCCACCAAGGATGCATATGGGAGGGCACCATGAAATCAAAATTGATGGAGCTGTTAGAAGGAATGTCCTTCATAATCGCCCTCACCTCAAAATACCCTGTTCTATCGCATTCAAGGTAGAGTGTTTGACCAATCGGATCTTCATCTCCAAAAACTCTCCTTGCCATAGATTCGGTCATCACCATGCTGGTAGGATCTTTCATCACATTTTCCCGATGGCCCTCAAGCAATTCAAAATCAAAGAATTCAAAGAAGGTACTATCCGTCACCAAGCCTCTTCCACGATATTCAACTTCACCCTTTACCAGTTTTATGCGATTCTCATTATACAATGAGGTACTCAACATGCTGCGTACCTGAGGGTAATCATCATAATTGACCTTAAAGAAGAGCTTAGCCCCGATAGGACTAATCTGATCGACAGGGCTTTGCTGCGCAACCGTCATATAGATATTGTCTATATTTTTATGAAATCGGTCGGTAGATAATTCATTATCCACCCAAATGTATATCAGTAGAGCACTGAGTAAGCCCACCACCATACTAGTGAGGCTTCCAAAGGCGATCAGCTTGTTTCTAAAGAGTTGTCTTAAGGCAAATTTGAAGTGATGTTTCATAGTTATAGCGGTTTACTAAACTATGATGAACCTCAATTCGAAATAGTTGGATTGAAGCTAAAATTTCAATGCCGCATAGCCCTTCAATTGATAGGTGGTCATTGTGGTAAGCATAGAGGTTGCGGTTTCCAAACCTGGTGCCAGTTTCGTGTGATCGATATTTCTACCCATCATGGATTGAGAGCAAACAAAGATTTTAACACCAGCTTCCTGGAGTTCTTTAAACA
Coding sequences:
- a CDS encoding AI-2E family transporter translates to MNDRRTTNLLLLIIVIPLVFYMLKTLSFIFIPLISAMFIALLFLPLMRWLKKKGSPKALSLIIVILIIAVFFKLGGELIQLSSKEILSTDNAYFDKAKVKIASLIFSVESFFGVDFLQDENALASLINKETLSKNFAPTVGFITDTLTMTLSSAFMVILLLAGSVDIQKVLQNTIFKKQFSSVKTFMKIEKDLIKFIKVKFFISLFTGIGIGLACWGFGVSFPVFWGLFAFAINFLQLVGSVISVILLAIFSFVEIEVASYLLFFVITITGVQVLFGGILEPIFMGKSFSINVITILIMLMLWGFVWGIPGLIMSIPITVFLKILFDQFPGTRIISSLMAGNSEGIKVKIGKL
- a CDS encoding ChaN family lipoprotein, with protein sequence MRFLLALSILLFTAPILAQQNGPYVIYNAKGKKVSYKKMLKQLEKPDVIFFGEQHNNPIAHWLQFEVTAALHKKRDLVLGAEMIEADNQDELRSYLKGKIDAKGLDTLARLWKNHQTDYAPLVNFAKENNLDFVGTNIPRRYANMVYQKGFEVLEGLTDEEKSWIAPLPIAFDPDLPRYVNILSMMGDHGTPNLVKSQASKDATMAHFIYENHPSGKLFIHYNGAYHSDYYEGILWYLNRLNPSIKVQTISTVEQDDITKLSADHIGKADFIICVDANMTKTY
- a CDS encoding cytochrome B, which translates into the protein MYNGLLHMHSGLRWVVLVLLIAAIYNAFSKKSSGIWTAKDKKITLFAMVFTHIQLLVGLALYFINMSSSEVVKKVSFAEGFMKSSMLRFYTVEHISLMLIAIALITVGYSKAKRAASDAKKFGAVATFYLIGLILILASIPWPFRNLGAGWF
- a CDS encoding zinc-dependent alcohol dehydrogenase family protein; protein product: MKAILYTKFQGPVTIENLPDPTPVAGGVVLKVEATGLCRSDWHGWMGHDNDIELPHVPGHELAGTVVEVGKGVSKFKIGDRVTVPFVGGCGKCPECHSGNHQVCDNQFQPGFTHWGSFAEYVSIHYADINLVHLPEEITFETAASLGCRFITSYRAVVYQGQVKADQWVAVHGCGGVGLSAIMIAKAKGAKVIAIDINEETLAIAKSIGADHCINANDINPVEAVRELTKRGAHVSLDALGNKMTCYNSVANLRKRGKHIQVGLMAGDDYDPKIPMHLVVANELEVIGSHGMQAHVYPEMLEMIKEGKLAPEQLIGQLISLEEGAQLLPKMNEFKSQGVTVINQF
- a CDS encoding M20 family peptidase produces the protein MKKIFLGILIVLLLFVGFILVKTLTFSSNQLQVDPIEKIEIPDLAIQHLQEALRLKTISFENESDFDSMAFEAFNLLLSRNYPLIDSLLDHEVFSEYSHLYKWQGSNASLKPIVLMGHIDVVPIASPDKWTVDPFAGEIKDGKIWGRGTIDDKFSVIGILEATEMLLTDGFQPKRTVYLSFGHDEEIGGDKGAVLIAEYLTQQGIEAEFVLDEGYAITQKLIPGIEPDAALIGIAEKGSTTIEFTVDMEGGHSSQPAKETAIDVLSNAMAKLKANPLTPTLSEPMQGFMDQLGPEMGFVNKMAFANRSIFKGMIISTYENASGAGNALVRTTTSPTIFEAGIKENVIPTYARAVVNFRIIPGQTADNVMGHVVSVIDDERVKPKFYGFNTNPSAVSPIDNDGYGFINKTIKQVFANTLTAPNLVIAATDSRHFTEVSGNIYRFVPYHINENNINTFHGIDEHIPVEDYKDAIRFYRQLIINSNQ
- a CDS encoding ABC transporter permease, with translation MKHHFKFALRQLFRNKLIAFGSLTSMVVGLLSALLIYIWVDNELSTDRFHKNIDNIYMTVAQQSPVDQISPIGAKLFFKVNYDDYPQVRSMLSTSLYNENRIKLVKGEVEYRGRGLVTDSTFFEFFDFELLEGHRENVMKDPTSMVMTESMARRVFGDEDPIGQTLYLECDRTGYFEVRAIMKDIPSNSSINFDFMVPSHMHPWWGIASQEFLLMEDDFDKAAFDDAFKHVGRNHPQFKESIMSTVAFKDLYFNHKFSQDMFVKFGNRDEVDTLILVAIVVLLVSIFNFTNLQTTLALSQLKTRGIKQVNGASRSDFRLELIVNRSIYALVCLALTFFLFELVKPYYLAFLGISQNFTTVEFLIALTVGIAAFSLISALITLFQTTNVITSQALLGNLNKGKRSNAGKVLTTVQYVLAITLIIVTAVVFKQFNYMQNKSLGYQEENVVAVNFFERVPYNFDNPEITRQLELKQREDYKLVKSELMKIPGVVSFSQGPLPVEGNSSTMSWKLANSNYEYTEVNMISLEPTYKDILGLEVVKGRFFTDSLDKSRQHKVVINEAAMHYWGIENIEGVKIASSSWSGEKDPWQVVGVVKDFHFEHLSKKVEPLIMTFFNDVEKQFLVRLNGERFKETIDNIGSLFSQVNPKRTFEYTILENKVKAQYDREKKLSQTFILFTLTGLLLSSIGLFTFALYETRKRIKEIGIRKVIGADVFEVVRLLSMSFVKWVLLAFVIACPLGWYFMNDWLANFANQTTLSWWLFGGAGLLTLVLALLTVIGQTYVAARRNPVESLRYE